One part of the Scatophagus argus isolate fScaArg1 chromosome 12, fScaArg1.pri, whole genome shotgun sequence genome encodes these proteins:
- the c12h4orf47 gene encoding UPF0602 protein C4orf47 homolog isoform X1, whose protein sequence is MIVHIIQLMMSGERKSDMERLGIFKEMSYVSVGDKYAPSTTRPFNESACRGRQMQAGIAKQRCALQSGFFEKSFKRIFEREALSDPLRLARQNRIQQAKKNLSKAFLPSNGVKKLCGSGSCYGTLSGPVEAMSPLSVARKAHRSPGRNVVTSPPKKGSGYSYPNVTLSKTELYASDPYDRAREALKKEETIHRSKFKNGPFKINLHPRDYFQSNPYRSDKPLPPAHKPLPPGRKVSPVPFKPASPSKKMGGMKAGTFDIYPSHSADPYIIRRSKPTNQDPIFRPVPGPKSTPVKSIITVNVERSVHSANYASAIPNVMVF, encoded by the exons ATGATAGTTCATATCATTCAGCTG atgATGTCaggtgagagaaagagtgatATGGAGCGTCTGGGCATCTTTAAAGAGATGAGCTACGTCTCTGTGGGTGACAAGTACGCTCCATCCACCACCC GCCCTTTCAATGAGTCAGCCTGTCGTGGCCGGCAGATGCAAGCCGGAATAGCTAAACAAAGATGTGCTCTGCAGAGCGGATTTTTCGAAAAGTCCTTCAAACGGATATTTGAGCGTGAGGCACTGAGTGATCCGTTGAGACTGGCTCGACAGAACCGCATCCAGCAGGCCAAGAAGAACCTGAGCAAGGCCTTCCTGCCTTCCAACGGAGTCAAGAAACt CTGTGGCTCAGGTAGTTGCTATGGGACTCTGTCAGGACCAGTTGAAGCTATGAGTCCGCTGTCAGTTGCTCGGAAAGCTCATCGCTCACCAGGACGCAATGTTGTCACCTCGCCACCCAAGAAAGGGAGTGGTTACAG CTATCCCAATGTGACCCTGTCCAAAACTGAGCTGTATGCCTCAGACCCCTACGACAGAGCCAGAGAGGCACTGAAG AAGGAGGAAACAATCCATCGGTCCAAGTTCAAAAATGGCCCCTTCAAGATCAACCTTCACCCCAGAGATTATTTCCAAAGCAATCCATATCGCAGTGACAAGCCCCTCCCACCAGCACACAAGCCCCTCCCACCTGGACGGAAAGTCTCTCCGGTTCCCTTCAAACCTGCATCCCCGAGCAAAAAG ATGGGAGGAATGAAAGCAGGGACATTTGACATTTACCCTTCACATTCTGCTGATCCATACATCATTCGCCGTTCCAAGCCAACCAATCAGGATCCAATCTTCCGTCCTGTCCCTGGTCCTAAGAGCACACCTGTGAAGAGCATCATCACAGTCAATGTTGAAAG
- the c12h4orf47 gene encoding UPF0602 protein C4orf47 homolog isoform X3 gives MIVHIIQLMMSGERKSDMERLGIFKEMSYVSVGDKYAPSTTRPFNESACRGRQMQAGIAKQRCALQSGFFEKSFKRIFEREALSDPLRLARQNRIQQAKKNLSKAFLPSNGVKKLCGSGSCYGTLSGPVEAMSPLSVARKAHRSPGRNVVTSPPKKGSGYSYPNVTLSKTELYASDPYDRAREALKKEETIHRSKFKNGPFKINLHPRDYFQSNPYRSDKPLPPAHKPLPPGRKVSPVPFKPASPSKKPTNQDPIFRPVPGPKSTPVKSIITVNVERSVHSANYASAIPNVMVF, from the exons ATGATAGTTCATATCATTCAGCTG atgATGTCaggtgagagaaagagtgatATGGAGCGTCTGGGCATCTTTAAAGAGATGAGCTACGTCTCTGTGGGTGACAAGTACGCTCCATCCACCACCC GCCCTTTCAATGAGTCAGCCTGTCGTGGCCGGCAGATGCAAGCCGGAATAGCTAAACAAAGATGTGCTCTGCAGAGCGGATTTTTCGAAAAGTCCTTCAAACGGATATTTGAGCGTGAGGCACTGAGTGATCCGTTGAGACTGGCTCGACAGAACCGCATCCAGCAGGCCAAGAAGAACCTGAGCAAGGCCTTCCTGCCTTCCAACGGAGTCAAGAAACt CTGTGGCTCAGGTAGTTGCTATGGGACTCTGTCAGGACCAGTTGAAGCTATGAGTCCGCTGTCAGTTGCTCGGAAAGCTCATCGCTCACCAGGACGCAATGTTGTCACCTCGCCACCCAAGAAAGGGAGTGGTTACAG CTATCCCAATGTGACCCTGTCCAAAACTGAGCTGTATGCCTCAGACCCCTACGACAGAGCCAGAGAGGCACTGAAG AAGGAGGAAACAATCCATCGGTCCAAGTTCAAAAATGGCCCCTTCAAGATCAACCTTCACCCCAGAGATTATTTCCAAAGCAATCCATATCGCAGTGACAAGCCCCTCCCACCAGCACACAAGCCCCTCCCACCTGGACGGAAAGTCTCTCCGGTTCCCTTCAAACCTGCATCCCCGAGCAAAAAG CCAACCAATCAGGATCCAATCTTCCGTCCTGTCCCTGGTCCTAAGAGCACACCTGTGAAGAGCATCATCACAGTCAATGTTGAAAG
- the c12h4orf47 gene encoding UPF0602 protein C4orf47 homolog isoform X4 produces the protein MIVHIIQLMMSGERKSDMERLGIFKEMSYVSVGDKYAPSTTRPFNESACRGRQMQAGIAKQRCALQSGFFEKSFKRIFEREALSDPLRLARQNRIQQAKKNLSKAFLPSNGVKKLCGSGSCYGTLSGPVEAMSPLSVARKAHRSPGRNVVTSPPKKGSGYSYPNVTLSKTELYASDPYDRAREALKKEETIHRSKFKNGPFKINLHPRDYFQSNPYRSDKPLPPAHKPLPPGRKVSPVPFKPASPSKKSAYLCERLCVRWEE, from the exons ATGATAGTTCATATCATTCAGCTG atgATGTCaggtgagagaaagagtgatATGGAGCGTCTGGGCATCTTTAAAGAGATGAGCTACGTCTCTGTGGGTGACAAGTACGCTCCATCCACCACCC GCCCTTTCAATGAGTCAGCCTGTCGTGGCCGGCAGATGCAAGCCGGAATAGCTAAACAAAGATGTGCTCTGCAGAGCGGATTTTTCGAAAAGTCCTTCAAACGGATATTTGAGCGTGAGGCACTGAGTGATCCGTTGAGACTGGCTCGACAGAACCGCATCCAGCAGGCCAAGAAGAACCTGAGCAAGGCCTTCCTGCCTTCCAACGGAGTCAAGAAACt CTGTGGCTCAGGTAGTTGCTATGGGACTCTGTCAGGACCAGTTGAAGCTATGAGTCCGCTGTCAGTTGCTCGGAAAGCTCATCGCTCACCAGGACGCAATGTTGTCACCTCGCCACCCAAGAAAGGGAGTGGTTACAG CTATCCCAATGTGACCCTGTCCAAAACTGAGCTGTATGCCTCAGACCCCTACGACAGAGCCAGAGAGGCACTGAAG AAGGAGGAAACAATCCATCGGTCCAAGTTCAAAAATGGCCCCTTCAAGATCAACCTTCACCCCAGAGATTATTTCCAAAGCAATCCATATCGCAGTGACAAGCCCCTCCCACCAGCACACAAGCCCCTCCCACCTGGACGGAAAGTCTCTCCGGTTCCCTTCAAACCTGCATCCCCGAGCAAAAAG TCTGCATATTTATGTGAGCGTCTTTGTGTTAGATGGGAGGAATGA
- the c12h4orf47 gene encoding UPF0602 protein C4orf47 homolog isoform X2, with product MMSGERKSDMERLGIFKEMSYVSVGDKYAPSTTRPFNESACRGRQMQAGIAKQRCALQSGFFEKSFKRIFEREALSDPLRLARQNRIQQAKKNLSKAFLPSNGVKKLCGSGSCYGTLSGPVEAMSPLSVARKAHRSPGRNVVTSPPKKGSGYSYPNVTLSKTELYASDPYDRAREALKKEETIHRSKFKNGPFKINLHPRDYFQSNPYRSDKPLPPAHKPLPPGRKVSPVPFKPASPSKKMGGMKAGTFDIYPSHSADPYIIRRSKPTNQDPIFRPVPGPKSTPVKSIITVNVERSVHSANYASAIPNVMVF from the exons atgATGTCaggtgagagaaagagtgatATGGAGCGTCTGGGCATCTTTAAAGAGATGAGCTACGTCTCTGTGGGTGACAAGTACGCTCCATCCACCACCC GCCCTTTCAATGAGTCAGCCTGTCGTGGCCGGCAGATGCAAGCCGGAATAGCTAAACAAAGATGTGCTCTGCAGAGCGGATTTTTCGAAAAGTCCTTCAAACGGATATTTGAGCGTGAGGCACTGAGTGATCCGTTGAGACTGGCTCGACAGAACCGCATCCAGCAGGCCAAGAAGAACCTGAGCAAGGCCTTCCTGCCTTCCAACGGAGTCAAGAAACt CTGTGGCTCAGGTAGTTGCTATGGGACTCTGTCAGGACCAGTTGAAGCTATGAGTCCGCTGTCAGTTGCTCGGAAAGCTCATCGCTCACCAGGACGCAATGTTGTCACCTCGCCACCCAAGAAAGGGAGTGGTTACAG CTATCCCAATGTGACCCTGTCCAAAACTGAGCTGTATGCCTCAGACCCCTACGACAGAGCCAGAGAGGCACTGAAG AAGGAGGAAACAATCCATCGGTCCAAGTTCAAAAATGGCCCCTTCAAGATCAACCTTCACCCCAGAGATTATTTCCAAAGCAATCCATATCGCAGTGACAAGCCCCTCCCACCAGCACACAAGCCCCTCCCACCTGGACGGAAAGTCTCTCCGGTTCCCTTCAAACCTGCATCCCCGAGCAAAAAG ATGGGAGGAATGAAAGCAGGGACATTTGACATTTACCCTTCACATTCTGCTGATCCATACATCATTCGCCGTTCCAAGCCAACCAATCAGGATCCAATCTTCCGTCCTGTCCCTGGTCCTAAGAGCACACCTGTGAAGAGCATCATCACAGTCAATGTTGAAAG